The DNA window CGCCGAGGAGCGCGGCTACTCCTTCCCCGCCTACGACTACTCGCGCGACGACCTGGACTCCGCCGAGGAGGACGGCCACCACGTCCCGGTGAACGTCGATCGCTTCGACATCGGCCTGCGCTACTCGTGGCCCGACCCGGGGGACAATGAGCTCTACCGCGTCGTCGTCTCCGATCTGGAGGACCCCTACAGCCCCGACGAGTTCGAGGAGATCGCCGTCACCGAGGGCACCGAGGCCTGGGACTCCGCGCCGGCGACCACCGCCGTGCGCTTCGTGACCGTCTGGGCCTACGAGCGCTCCTCCGGCGGGTCCCTAGGCCAGTGCCGGCGCGTCGCCAGCAGGGTCATCGTCCACGACCTGAGCGACTGGGCGCTGGAGTTCGACCCCGAGTCCAGGTCCGTCATCGGGTCCTGGACGCCCCCGAAGGCGCCGGAGGGGGCGCAGGTGACCGTCCACTCGGCCCGCCTGCCCGTCGACCGGCCCCCGGGCCAATTGCTCAAGAGCGCGGCCTGGATGAGCTACGAGATGCCCAACAGCGGCTCCGGCTTCCAGGACGCGCAGGTTGTGGGCGGCAAGCGCTACAACTACGTGGTCGCCGTCGAGGTGAGCCTCAACGGGCGGACCCACGCCTCGAAGCCGATCCTGCGCTCCATCACCCCGAGCATCGTCGTCGAGCGGATCGAGGACCTGGCCGCCGTCGAGGCCCCCGCGCCCGACCCGTCCCGCTCCTCCACCCTCACCATCACCTGGACGCAGTCCCCCCGGACGAGGGTCGTCCTGTACCGGACCCGGGAGCCGGTCGACGAACAGGCCCGCTCCCGCGACGAGATCCTCCAGTCTCAGCTCGCGGACGCGCGCCTGCCCGAGGAGGCGCGCCTCAACAGCCGCCTGGTCGCGATCGACGGGACCGCGGACCCCGCCCGCACCCTCCACACCCTCGCCAACGTCCCCTGGCCCGCCGGCTCCGAGTGGGACACGCTGCACCTGACCCCCGTGACGCTCCACTCCGGGGACCGGGCGAGCATCGGCGAGCCCCTGTGCCTCAAGCGCGCCAGGCAGGTGCGCAATGCGACGCTCACCCGCCGTCTGAACTGGGACCTGGTCACCTTCACCTGGCCCGGCGATGCCGCCGCGGTCGAGCTGAGGTACACGGCCGCCGGGCAGGGGCTCGATCTCCATCAGCCCCCGTTCGCCTCCGTCACCAAGGAGGAGTACCGGGCCGACGGCGGCTGCGTGCTGGAGCCCGGGCTGCCCGCCGCCGGGGGCCGCCTTCACATCAACTCCCTGGCCTACCTCGAAGGCCGCCGGATCCCCTCCCCGGTGGTCGGCCTCGACGTGCCCCCGCGGTGGGTCTACCGGTACACCCTCATCTGGCCCGGCGACGCCGCCCCGATGCGGGGCCTGGGCCATCTGTTCGCCTCGATCCTCAGGCAGACCCTCGTCGAGGTGCGGATCACGCCGGTGCAGGGCTTCACCGATCCCGATGACGGCGTGGGCCTGGTGCTCCTGTACCACCCCTCCAGGCTGCCGCTGAGCCCCGACGACGGCCAGGCCGTCCCGCTGTACCGGCGGCGTCCCACCGGGGGGGACGATCAGGAGGGCTCCCTGGTCGTGCCGCTGCCCCCGCACGGCCAGGAGCTGTCCCTGTGGTTCAAGTGCTCCGGGCTGGCCGGCGGCTACCTGCGCCTGGCCGTCAATTCCAGTGTCTCGTCCCAGATCGATCAGGAGTACAGCCGCCGGGCCCTGGAGCACTACGCCCTCATCGACCCCGAGCTGTCCCTCCTCTTCAGACAGCCGTGACGCCATGACCGCCGCCCCGCCGCCCGCACCCCGGCCCAACGGGCCGCGCGCCGCCGCGCAGCTGCTGTACACCAATGTCGATCGCGTGGCCGACGGCCGGGCCGTCTCCGGCTGGCAGACCATGGAGGTCAGTGCTGGCCTGGACGAGGCCGGCGCCACGCTTATGCGCGGCCTCATTGAGCCCAGCCTTAACCCGCTGCGCCCCCTGCCCGGCTTCCCCACCCCTGAGGAGATCGGGGCCGCCGAACGGCGCTTCGCGCAGGTGCCCACCGGGATTGGGACCGTCCTGGTCCACACCGCCCCCGCGGGCGTGGACACCACCGGACGGCCCAACACCATGAGCCATCTCGTCCTCCTCCCCGATGAGCCGGCCCCCGCCCTCATGACGGCGGATCTGTGGCGTTCGCCCGGCTGGGTCGCGCCCTTCGGCCCCGATCGGGTCCGCGGCTCGTCGCTGCCCGATCCCGCCGCCCTCGTGGCGGGATCGGCCGTCGACGACGACGCCGTGGCCGATTTCGTCGCGGCCGCGCCCCGCGGCTCCGTCCTGGGCGCCATGGCCGACGCCCTCCAGCCCCGCGTCCTGGCCCGCGTGGACGGGCGCGCGCCCGACGAGGCCGCGGACCTCGTCGTGGTCGCCTGCGCCTCGACCGACGAGGCCGCGCTGTGGGTGGGGGCCCTCCAGCGCACCTGCGCGCCGGCCACGGGCCGACTGCTGGGCTTCTCCACCCTGGAACGGCTCACCGGATCGGGGGACCTGGAGCGCCTCTCCGGCATGGGCCTCGATCTTGTCTTCGTTCCGCCCCCGGACCTGGAGGCGGTGTGGCGCCGGACCGGGGCGCTCGTGGTGGACCCGGACCGGCCGCCGTCCACCGCCCCGATCACCGGTTGGGGCCGTCTGGTCGCGGCGGTCTGCCAGGACCGGGGGGCGTGGATGGCTGGCACCGTGGCCCAGCGGGAGGTCATTGGGCTGCTGGCGGACCACCGGGACCTGTCGCCCGCCTGGCCGCTGGCCGTGGCGGAGGCCTGCGACCCGGGCCTGCTCGCCGACGAGCTGGACGACGTCGTCGAGTGCGAGCTCGTGGACTGCCAGCCGTCCGCCTTGATCGATCAGCCCTATCTGTCGAGCATTATCTCCGAGCGGGTCCTGGGCTCGGACTGCCGAGAGCCGGCCGACTGGTGGCGGCGCCTGGCCGCCGTGCCGGCGAACGCCCCGGTCACGGGCCTGGTGGACGGGCTGGTGAGCCGCTACCTCCGGGCCGCGTCCCAGTCGGCGTCTTGGCTGCTGGACGAGCGCCGCGAGCCCCCGCCCGCGGCGCGCCGGGCCCTGAACCTCTGGAGCGCGCAACCGCAGTGCGCGAAGGTGGTGGAGCGCGCGGTGGAGGACATGATCTGCGCCGTCGAGGCCGACGGCCCCGACGGCGCGGCCCGGCTGCGTCTGGCGGACGGGCTCGTGCGCGACGGGCTGGTCCTGCCGCCGATGGCGGCCAAGCGGCTGTTCGCCCCCGCCTGCCGGGCGCTGCTGAGCCCGAATGCGGCCGAATGCGCCCGCATGACCGGCGTGCGCGCCGGCCAGGCCACGCGCGCGCACGTTCTGGACCGCGTCGAGCAGCTCCTGCGCGCGCCCGCGCCGGCGGAGCCGCGACGACTGCCGTCCGTCGGCGCCCCGGCCCTGGAGTGGCTCACCCGGGGCCTGTCCACCGCGACCGCGCCCCTGGTGGAGGCCGAGCTGTGCGCCTGCGCCCTGCTCGGGACCACGGCGCCGCTCGAGAGCGCGACCGAGCGGCTCCTGAGGGCGCTGGAGGCGGCCGCGGCAATGGCGCCGCGGCCCGGCCCCCTGCGCCTGGCTGGCGCGCTGGCGGCTGCGCTGGGCGCGACCCTCGCCCCCGCCCAGGCCGTCCGGCTGCCGGCGCTGGTGACCAACCGCGAGGACGTCCTGGCCGCCGTCATGCTGACCCGCCCCGACGATCCCTTCTGCCTGCGGACGGCGGCGCAGGATCTGCGACAACGGGGGCACGACGACGCCGATCTCGCCTCCACGCGCTACCCCGGCTTCTCCCTGTGGACTTCGGTGCGCCTCCTCGTGCACTCCCAGGAGCTGGCCGGTCTGACCGCGCCGGCCCCGGACGCCTGCACCCGGGCCCTCAACGTCCTGGCCGCCGTCGCCGTCGTGAGCCGGGATCCGGCCCTGAGCGGACTCCCCGCGGTCGCGCCCGCCCGGGACAAGGCGCTGGCCACCCTCCTAGTGGGCCTGTGGGCGGGCGTCCGGATCGACCCGCTGCCCCCGGCGTGCGCCGACGGGCCCCTGCTCGACACCCTTCCCGGGCGCCTGGCCGCCCGGCCCCAGATCCTGGCCGGGCCCGGCGGGACGCGGCTGGGTCCGAACCTGCCCCGGGTCATTGACCACCTGTTCTGGAACGCCAGGGGCCGGCGCGTCCCCGAGGACTGGCTGGAGTCGGTCGAGCGGAATCGGCGGGCCCTGGCGGAGGCCGAGGCCGCCGGGGACCCGCTGCTGTCCGGGCGCTACGAGGCCGTGCTGGCGGTCTGCCGCGCGTGGGCGAGCCTGCTCGGACCGGAGGACGCCGACCCGGTCGCCGAGGAGCTCGCCGCCTTCAGCGGCCGGCCACCCGGCTTCGACAGGTGGCTGGCCCGGACCATCCTGTCCGCCATGAGCCGCCCCACCGGCCTGCGCTGGCTCTTCGGCGCCCGCTGAGCGTCATTCCCGCCTCGAACCAAGGAGGACCCCATGCCCGACATCCTCAATAGCAGCGAGTGGGAGCGCGTCGCCCTGCCCGACACCGGGGCGATCAAGCTCAACCTCGTCTCCCGGCGTACCCCGGCCCGCCTCGTGGTCCTGGGCGGTGCGACCACGCCCAAGTACCTCGGCGCGGACCACACGGCGGCGGCCTTCCCGGCCCGCTCGGTCTTGTCGGACCGCCCGGTGAGCGTGCGCGCGACCACCGCCACCGGAGAGGCCTTCAGCGGGGACGAGCGGGTCGACCTCATCGTCGACGCGAACGGTCAGGAGCGCTCCTTCCTCCTGCGCGGCCTCGACGTCGCCGGACAGGTCGATGCCGCGCTCATCCGCCTGGAGCGCGCCGAAGGCGGCCTCCTCATGAGACCGGGGGAGGGGGGCGCGGCCACCCTCGGCCTGGGCGGCTGGTGCGTGCGCCGGCGCCAGGAGTCCGGCGAGCCCTGCGCCCCCGCGGTGAGGCGCCTGGTGGTGGACACCTCGGCCTCGATGCGCGCCCACGCCGGGCGCGTGCGCGCCCTGGAGCGGTTCCTGTCCGATATGGCCGCCACGACGGGGGCGGACGAGCCCCGGATCGAGCGCCCCCCGGCGGGGGGCGCGCCGCGCCACGGCGTGGGCGCCGTCGACGTCCCGGACCCGCGGGCCGACGGCACGGTCCTGCTCACCGACGTCCCGCCCGCCCCCGGCGGCGCCCGCTGTCTCATTATCGGTCCGGCCCAACTCGCCCGGGCCCTGCCCTCGCCCGGATCCTTCGTGGCCGACGACGCCGTGTGGGCCGAGCTGGAGCGCACGGACAGGGCCTTCTCCGCCTCCACCCTCGCCACCCTCACCCCCCTGCTCGACTGGCTCACGGCGGGGGAGAAAGGAGATGCCCGATGAATTCCGCCTGCCCCTACTGCTTCACCCGTCTGGGACGCGAGGAGGTCGTCTACCGGTGCACCAGCGGCCGGTGCCAGCCGGCCCCCGACCCGCAGGCGACCGCCCTGGCCGGCTACGAGGTGGCCACGACCCGGATGTACCGGCAGGTGCTCTCCGAGACGGTCAAGACCCTGCCCGCGGACCTGCCGTGCGGCCTGTGCGGGGGCACGTGCACCCAGGAGGTCTGCCCCGCCTGCCACCGGGACCTGCCCGAGCAGTGGCGGAACCGGCGGGTCTTTACCATGGCCATGGCGGGCGCCCGCGGCTCGGGCAAGTCCGTCTACATCGCCGTCGCCGTCGAGACGCTCATCCGCTACGCCCAGGCCCGGGGCCGCACCGTCGGCCCCGAGACGACGGGCACACAGGAGGTCTACTCCTCGCGCTACTACAAGCCCCTCTACCAGGAGAACAAGGTCGTGGAGGGCACGCCGCCGATCGCGGCCGGCGGCGCCTACCAGAGGGACCCGCTCATCTGGTCCGTGGTAGGCGGGCCCGAGCGGCTGTCCATTGTCATGCGGGACCTGTCCGGCGAGGACGTCGAGAAGCTGGCCGGGGTCCGTCCGGACTTCTCCTTCATCGACCGGGCCGACCTGGTCGTCTTCCTCTTCGACCCGCTCATGCTGGAGTCGGTGCGCCAGGTCCTGGCGGGCGTCATCCCCGACGTCGACGCCCACCGCCTGGGCGCCCGCCCCGGGGAGGTCCTGCCCCGAATCCTGGCCCAGACCGGCTCGGGGACGGCGCGCCTGGCCCTGGTCATCTCCAAATTCGACTCCCT is part of the Actinomyces sp. oral taxon 414 genome and encodes:
- a CDS encoding GAP1-N2 domain-containing protein, with translation MTAAPPPAPRPNGPRAAAQLLYTNVDRVADGRAVSGWQTMEVSAGLDEAGATLMRGLIEPSLNPLRPLPGFPTPEEIGAAERRFAQVPTGIGTVLVHTAPAGVDTTGRPNTMSHLVLLPDEPAPALMTADLWRSPGWVAPFGPDRVRGSSLPDPAALVAGSAVDDDAVADFVAAAPRGSVLGAMADALQPRVLARVDGRAPDEAADLVVVACASTDEAALWVGALQRTCAPATGRLLGFSTLERLTGSGDLERLSGMGLDLVFVPPPDLEAVWRRTGALVVDPDRPPSTAPITGWGRLVAAVCQDRGAWMAGTVAQREVIGLLADHRDLSPAWPLAVAEACDPGLLADELDDVVECELVDCQPSALIDQPYLSSIISERVLGSDCREPADWWRRLAAVPANAPVTGLVDGLVSRYLRAASQSASWLLDERREPPPAARRALNLWSAQPQCAKVVERAVEDMICAVEADGPDGAARLRLADGLVRDGLVLPPMAAKRLFAPACRALLSPNAAECARMTGVRAGQATRAHVLDRVEQLLRAPAPAEPRRLPSVGAPALEWLTRGLSTATAPLVEAELCACALLGTTAPLESATERLLRALEAAAAMAPRPGPLRLAGALAAALGATLAPAQAVRLPALVTNREDVLAAVMLTRPDDPFCLRTAAQDLRQRGHDDADLASTRYPGFSLWTSVRLLVHSQELAGLTAPAPDACTRALNVLAAVAVVSRDPALSGLPAVAPARDKALATLLVGLWAGVRIDPLPPACADGPLLDTLPGRLAARPQILAGPGGTRLGPNLPRVIDHLFWNARGRRVPEDWLESVERNRRALAEAEAAGDPLLSGRYEAVLAVCRAWASLLGPEDADPVAEELAAFSGRPPGFDRWLARTILSAMSRPTGLRWLFGAR